In Labrus mixtus chromosome 3, fLabMix1.1, whole genome shotgun sequence, a single window of DNA contains:
- the depdc1a gene encoding DEP domain-containing protein 1A isoform X1 — protein MMSSHVITPGPYRATKLWNEVTRLFRAGMPLRKHRQNFRHHASCFTASAAVDWLHQLLRNNSNFGPDVTRQQTVQLLKKFLKNHVIEDVKGRWGTEDLEDNGTLYRFPSTSPLKTIPRAAPTSASRSIKKRPSFRDKDVFFKFRSIKKHDKETQENVDPALQGGGENQPMGEQQVPRRELTVEDEQEIWRDTTLTHLQRILGVASLDEVLDQRYINPQNIIHNMTKVNKHGVVTLDDKTNDLPHWVLSAMKSLANWPKYDREQPSYPGFERDVFKTVSDYFYSLPQPLLTYELYELFINVLVFCGYVAAPATHQRGKRKKHDLPSAPPPAKASFRSTECLLLSLIRQGTCDETESPMSDVLGGKLQSRLAALKGGGGQLGGQLGGQLGGQLGGSCISLSTVVSMRPQSRSFSMETILDNSAPLTRQQLFLSNESLASCARSYRSQEDSPAVTTARSHTDFTSVIPETASGVETRNRLSVASFTGASVTHRLRSSRPRSVGSCLDIVVETREEEVKETSKLQDRAASCLNVNTPALQHHSASSSSRCPSLSSLHPPAFSYHPLSSFSSSAAAEAQGSHAAAAPVGPRPAASTSNLRTLSAPAVVRRCLSSLDVSKPSRLVSLLKPPVCVPASSSQPTQSKPEPSLLRPHCERVAIEALQLCTLLLPPTSRRKLQLLMRMMSRISQNVDMPRLHPAIGTRTLMVHTFSGCVLGSAEECDLDELLATRLVSFLMDHQQSILSVPEYLLSAINDHIQYLRAVQVPVDGVTNADVGDPVCAPMPIYAFCHQISGAEFEQQKAESSQKAMEELLEILLTDQRLSEKDRRKKLKQFQKQYPDIYSRRCPSSDRENNKPKIKPPLLSIKKTKAFSIRN, from the exons ATGATGAGTTCTCATGTTATCACCCCTGGACCGTATCGAGCCACGAAACTG TGGAATGAGGTGACCCGTTTGTTTCGGGCCGGCATGCCCCTCAGAAAACACCGGCAGAACTTCAGACACCACGCCTCCTGCTTCACGGCCTCTGCCGCCGTGGACTGGCTGCACCAGCTGCTCCGGAACAACAGCAACTTCGGCCCCGACGTCACAAGGCAGCAGACGGTGCAGCTCCTGAAGAAGTTTCTGAAGAACCACGTGATCGAAGATGTGAAGGGTCGCTGGGGCACGGAGGATCTGGAGGACAACGGAACGCTCTACAG ATttccctccacctctcctctgaaGACCATTCCCCGTGCAGCTCCAACCTCAGCCTCCCGCTCCATCAAGAAGCGGCCTTCATTCAGGGACAAGGACGTTTTCTTCAAGTTTAGGAGTATCAAGAAGCACGAcaaggagacacag GAAAATGTAGATCCTGCCCTCCAAGGAGGCGGAGAGAATCAGCCAATGGGAGAGCAGCAGGTGCCGAGACGAGAGCTGACAGTAGAGGATGAGCAGGAGATCTGGAGAGACACCACCCTGACcca CCTGCAGAGGATTCTGGGAGTTGCGTCTCTTGATGAAGTTTTGGACCAGCGGTACATAAACCCACAGAACATCATCCACAATATGACCAAAGTCAACAAGCACGGGGTGGTTACTCTGGACGACAAGACAA ATGATCTGCCTCACTGGGTTTTGTCTGCCATGAAGAGCCTGGCCAACT GGCCCAAGTACGACCGCGAGCAGCCGTCCTATCCCGGCTTTGAGAGAGACGTCTTCAAAACGGTGTCTGATTACTTCTACAGCCTCCCGCAGCCGTTACTCACATACGAGCTGTATGAACTGTTTATCAACGTCCTGG TGTTTTGTGGGTACGTTGCAGCGCCCGCCACACACCAACGCGGGAAACGAAAGAAGCATGACCTCCCCTCGGCGCCTCCTCCGGCCAAAGCGTCTTTCCGCTCCACAGAGTGTCTCCTCCTGTCGCTGATCAGACAGGGGACATGCGACGAGACCGAGTCGCCCATGAGCGACGTGCTCGGCGGGAAGCTTCAGTCCCGGCTGGCGGCGCTGAAAGGAGGTGGCGGTCAGCTTGGCGGTCAGCTTGGCGGTCAGCTTGGCGGTCAGCTTGGCGGCAGCTGCATCAGCCTGAGTACAGTTGTTTCTATGAGGCCTCAATCCAGGAGCTTTTCTATGGAAACTATCCTAGACAACTCTGCCCCTCTCACCCGGCAACAGCTTTTTCTCTCCAACGAAAGCCTGGCGTCCTGCGCCCGGAGCTACAGAAGCCAGGAAGACAGCCCTGCAGTCACAACGGCACGCTCTCATACAGACTTCACATCAGTTATTCCTGAAACTGCTTCAGGAGTTGAAACCAGAAATAGACTGTCTGTGGCGTCTTTCACAGGCGCGTCAGTAACACATAGGCTGCGTTCTTCACGGCCTCGCAGCGTGGGCAGCTGCCTGGACATTGTCGTGGaaacaagagaggaagaggtgaaGGAAACGAGCAAGTTGCAAGACCGAGCAGCCAGCTGCCTCAACGTGAACACTCCTGCACTCCAGCATCACTccgcctcctcttcatcacgcTGCCCCTCGCTTTCCTCCTTACACCCTCCCGCTTTCTCCTAtcaccccctctcctccttctcctcatctGCTGCCGCCGAAGCACAAGGGTCGCACGCTGCCGCAGCACCCGTTGGACCCAGACCCGCCGCCAGCACCTCTAATCTTAGGACGCTCTCTGCGCCCGCTGTTGTCCGGCGCTGCCTCAGCTCTCTGGATGTGTCGAAGCCGTCTCGACTCGTCTCGCTGCTCAAACCGCCTGTCTGTGTGCCCGCCAGCAGCTCCCAGCCCACTCAAAGCAAACCTGAGCCAA GCCTCCTCCGGCCTCACTGTGAGCGTGTAGCCATCGAGGCCCTGCAGCTCTGTAcgctcctcctcccccccacctCCCGCAGGAAATTGCAGTTACTCATGAGGATGATGTCACGCATCAGCCAGAACGTGGACATGCCCCGCCTCCACCCCGCCATCGGCACACGGACACTG ATGGTTCACACGTTCTCCGGCTGCGTCCTGGGCAGCGCTGAGGAGTGTGATCTGGACGAGCTTCTGGCTACAAGACTGGTTTCATTCCTAATGGACCATCAACAGAGCATCCTGTCGGTCCCCGAGTACCTGCTCAGTGCCATCAATGACCACATACAGTACCTGCGTGCAGTACAG GTCCCGGTCGATGGTGTTACTAACGCTGATGTTGGCGATCCAGTTTGCGCTCCAATGCCGATCTACGCGTTTTGCCATCAGATCAGCGGCGCCGAGTTCGAACAGCAAAAAGCGGAATCTTCTCAAAAAGccatggaggagctgctggagatCCTGCTGACAGACCAACGCCTGAGTGAGAAGGACAGACGCAAGAAACTGAAACAg TTTCAGAAGCAGTACCCGGACATCTACAGCCGACGGTGTCCCTCCTCAGACAgggaaaacaacaaaccaaagaTTAAACCGCCGCTCCTCAGCATCAAGAAGACCAAAGCTTTCAGCATCAGGAACTAA
- the depdc1a gene encoding DEP domain-containing protein 1A isoform X2 yields the protein MMSSHVITPGPYRATKLWNEVTRLFRAGMPLRKHRQNFRHHASCFTASAAVDWLHQLLRNNSNFGPDVTRQQTVQLLKKFLKNHVIEDVKGRWGTEDLEDNGTLYRFPSTSPLKTIPRAAPTSASRSIKKRPSFRDKDVFFKFRSIKKHDKETQENVDPALQGGGENQPMGEQQVPRRELTVEDEQEIWRDTTLTHLQRILGVASLDEVLDQRYINPQNIIHNMTKVNKHGVVTLDDKTNDLPHWVLSAMKSLANWPKYDREQPSYPGFERDVFKTVSDYFYSLPQPLLTYELYELFINVLGLLRPHCERVAIEALQLCTLLLPPTSRRKLQLLMRMMSRISQNVDMPRLHPAIGTRTLMVHTFSGCVLGSAEECDLDELLATRLVSFLMDHQQSILSVPEYLLSAINDHIQYLRAVQVPVDGVTNADVGDPVCAPMPIYAFCHQISGAEFEQQKAESSQKAMEELLEILLTDQRLSEKDRRKKLKQFQKQYPDIYSRRCPSSDRENNKPKIKPPLLSIKKTKAFSIRN from the exons ATGATGAGTTCTCATGTTATCACCCCTGGACCGTATCGAGCCACGAAACTG TGGAATGAGGTGACCCGTTTGTTTCGGGCCGGCATGCCCCTCAGAAAACACCGGCAGAACTTCAGACACCACGCCTCCTGCTTCACGGCCTCTGCCGCCGTGGACTGGCTGCACCAGCTGCTCCGGAACAACAGCAACTTCGGCCCCGACGTCACAAGGCAGCAGACGGTGCAGCTCCTGAAGAAGTTTCTGAAGAACCACGTGATCGAAGATGTGAAGGGTCGCTGGGGCACGGAGGATCTGGAGGACAACGGAACGCTCTACAG ATttccctccacctctcctctgaaGACCATTCCCCGTGCAGCTCCAACCTCAGCCTCCCGCTCCATCAAGAAGCGGCCTTCATTCAGGGACAAGGACGTTTTCTTCAAGTTTAGGAGTATCAAGAAGCACGAcaaggagacacag GAAAATGTAGATCCTGCCCTCCAAGGAGGCGGAGAGAATCAGCCAATGGGAGAGCAGCAGGTGCCGAGACGAGAGCTGACAGTAGAGGATGAGCAGGAGATCTGGAGAGACACCACCCTGACcca CCTGCAGAGGATTCTGGGAGTTGCGTCTCTTGATGAAGTTTTGGACCAGCGGTACATAAACCCACAGAACATCATCCACAATATGACCAAAGTCAACAAGCACGGGGTGGTTACTCTGGACGACAAGACAA ATGATCTGCCTCACTGGGTTTTGTCTGCCATGAAGAGCCTGGCCAACT GGCCCAAGTACGACCGCGAGCAGCCGTCCTATCCCGGCTTTGAGAGAGACGTCTTCAAAACGGTGTCTGATTACTTCTACAGCCTCCCGCAGCCGTTACTCACATACGAGCTGTATGAACTGTTTATCAACGTCCTGG GCCTCCTCCGGCCTCACTGTGAGCGTGTAGCCATCGAGGCCCTGCAGCTCTGTAcgctcctcctcccccccacctCCCGCAGGAAATTGCAGTTACTCATGAGGATGATGTCACGCATCAGCCAGAACGTGGACATGCCCCGCCTCCACCCCGCCATCGGCACACGGACACTG ATGGTTCACACGTTCTCCGGCTGCGTCCTGGGCAGCGCTGAGGAGTGTGATCTGGACGAGCTTCTGGCTACAAGACTGGTTTCATTCCTAATGGACCATCAACAGAGCATCCTGTCGGTCCCCGAGTACCTGCTCAGTGCCATCAATGACCACATACAGTACCTGCGTGCAGTACAG GTCCCGGTCGATGGTGTTACTAACGCTGATGTTGGCGATCCAGTTTGCGCTCCAATGCCGATCTACGCGTTTTGCCATCAGATCAGCGGCGCCGAGTTCGAACAGCAAAAAGCGGAATCTTCTCAAAAAGccatggaggagctgctggagatCCTGCTGACAGACCAACGCCTGAGTGAGAAGGACAGACGCAAGAAACTGAAACAg TTTCAGAAGCAGTACCCGGACATCTACAGCCGACGGTGTCCCTCCTCAGACAgggaaaacaacaaaccaaagaTTAAACCGCCGCTCCTCAGCATCAAGAAGACCAAAGCTTTCAGCATCAGGAACTAA